A window of the Brassica napus cultivar Da-Ae chromosome C5, Da-Ae, whole genome shotgun sequence genome harbors these coding sequences:
- the LOC106411944 gene encoding uncharacterized protein LOC106411944 — MDKSWIWLPRNSHEYSEGATNFVNSSAKRLGSLSEMLCPCRDCRNLSHQSLDKIVEHLVIRGMDKKYKSSRWSIHGEKRDSAEDSVLQYETEAFDLFKTTFSMDEGGPNPTTDNEDDEAPEEIEFKKKLRDAQTPLYSDCLKHTKVSAIMGLYRFKVKSGVSENYFDQLLVLLEDLLPEDNVLPKSLAAIKKFLKIFGFGYDSIHACKNDCILYRKEYENLESCPRCKVSRWEMDKHSNELKVGIPAKVLRYFPIKDRFRRMFRSQRMAEDLRWHYTNATEDGTMRHPVDSISWAQVNAKWPDFAADPRNLRLGISTDGMNPFSMQSTNHSTWPVLLVNYNTPPTMCMKAENIMLTLLIPGPTAPGNNIDVYLAPLIDDLKDLWAEGIEVYDSFAKENFNLRALLLWSISDYPALGTLSGCKVKGKQACNVCGKDTPARWLKFSRKFVYMSNRRRLPPGHRYRYKKAWFDNTVEEGNANRIQTGAEIYETLQAFTNDFGRPLEKEKKRKRLELEDDERLQEEECEESNELWRWKKRSIFFDLPYWKELPVRHNIDVMHVEKNVSDAILSLLMQSAKSKDGLKARKDLEDIGIRKHLHTEVRGKKTYLPPAAYWLSKREKTIFCQRLAKFRGPDGYCGNIANSVSVNPPNIGSLKSHDHHVLVQNLLPAALRGLLHRGPRIAINRLCSYFNRLCQRIIDPEKLISMETEFVETMCQLERFFPPALFDIMFHLPLHLSREARLGGPVHFRWMYPFERYMKTLKAFVKNYARPEACMAEAYLAGECVAFCLEFLKESVPVQEAVNRNEDVEADRMVVEGRPLQKGIEVTLSDKDRDIAHRYVLMNMASLDPFLE; from the exons ATGGATAAGTCGTGGATTTGGCTTCCAAG GAATAGCCACGAGTATTCAGAAGGAGCAACTAATTTTGTGAATTCGTCCGCAAAAAGATTGGGAAGTCTGTCTGAAATGCTATGCCCTTGTAGAGACTGCCGCAATCTGAGCCATCAGTCACTGGATAAAATTGTGGAGCATTTGGTGATTAGGGGTATGGATAAGAAGTATAAGAGTTCTCGTTGGAGTATTCATGGAGAAAAAAGAGATTCTGCAGAAGACagtgttcttcaatatgaaacAGAGGCGTTTGATTTGTTTAAGACAACATTCTCCATGGACGAAGGTGGTCCAAACCCGACAACTGACAACGAAGACGATGAAGCACCAGAGGAAATTGAGTTTAAGAAAAAGCTCAGAGACGCTCAAACGCCATTATACTCGGATTGTCTCAAGCACACAAAGGTTTCAGCTATCATGGGACTTTACAGATTCAAGGTTAAAAGTGGTGTGTCGGAGAACTACTTTGATCAGCTGTTGGTTTTACTTGAGGATTTGCTACCTGAAGACAATGTTCTTCCCAAGAGTTTAGCTGCAATCAAGAAATTTCTGAAGATCTTTGGGTTCGGCTACGACAGTATTCATGCTTGCAAGAATGATTGCATATTGTATAGGAAGGAGTATGAGAACCTAGAAAGCTGTCCAAGATGCAAAGTTTCAAGATGGGAAATGGATAAGCACAGTAATGAGTTAAAGGTGGGGATTCCGGCAAAGGTCCTTAGATATTTTCCAATCAAGGACAGGTTTAGGAGGATGTTTAGATCACAAAGGATGGCTGAAGATCTGCGTTGGCACTATACCAATGCCACTGAAGATGGTACAATGCGGCACCCTGTTGATTCTATCTCTTGGGCACAAGTGAATGCTAAATGGCCAGACTTTGCTGCTGATCCACGGAATCTTCGACTTGGGATTTCTACAGATGGGATGAACCCTTTCTCCATGCAAAGCACCAATCACAGCACATGGCCAGTGTTGTTAGTGAACTATAACACGCCTCCAACCATGTGTATGAAGGCTGAGAATATAATGCTGACTTTGTTGATCCCTGGTCCTACTGCTCCTGGTAACAACATTGATGTTTACCTAGCACCACTGATAGACGATCTAAAGGATTTGTGGGCTGAGGGTATTGAAGTGTATGACTCATTTGCGAAGGAGAACTTTAATCTCAGAGCCTTGCTGCTTTGGAGTATCAGTGACTATCCAGCCTTAGGAACACTGTCTGGATGTAAAGTAAAGGGGAAACAAGCCTGCAATGTATGTGGAAAGGATACACCTGCAAGGTGGCTTAAGTTTAGCCGCAAGTTTGTCTACATGAGTAACAGAAGGAGACTACCGCCTGGCCATCGTTACAGATATAAAAAAGCTTGGTTTGACAACACTGTGGAGGAAGGGAATGCTAATAGGATACAAACAGGCGCTGAGATATATGAGACACTACAAGCTTTTACGAATGATTTTGGTAGACCTctagagaaggaaaaaaaaaggaaaagactagagttggaagatgatgaGAGGTTACAAGAAGAAGAGTGTGAAGAATCAAATGAACTATGGCGGtggaagaagagatcaataTTCTTTGATCTACCTTACTGGAAG GAGTTGCCTGTTCGTCACAATATTGATGTTATGCACGTAGAAAAGAATGTGTCCGATGCTATATTGTCTCTGTTGATGCAAAGTGCGAAGTCAAAAGATGGGTTGAAAGCAAGAAAAGACTTAGAAGATATTGGAATCAGAAAGCACTTGCACACAGAGGTGAGGGGAAAGAAAACATACTTACCTCCTGCTGCCTACTGGTTATCGAAGAGAGAGAAGACCATTTTCTGCCAAAGGTTAGCTAAGTTTAGAGGCCCTGATGGTTATTGTGGTAATATTGCGAATAGTGTTTCAGTTAACCCTCCAAATATTGGTAGTTTAAAGTCGCATGATCATCATGTCTTAGTACAGAACTTGTTACCAGCTGCATTAAGAGGGTTGTTACATAGGGGTCCTAGGATAGCCATAAATAGATTATGCAGTTACTTCAACAGGTTGTGTCAGCGCATCATTGACCCAGAGAAACTTATATCCATGGAGACAGAGTTTGTGGAGACAATGTGTCAGCTGGAGCGCTTCTTCCCTCCAGCCCTTTTTGATATCATGTTTCACCTTCCACTACATTTATCAAGAGAGGCACGGTTGGGAGGACCAGTTCACTTCCGATGGATGTATCCCTTCGAAAG GTACATGAAAACACTAAAGGCTTTTGTTAAGAATTATGCAAGGCCAGAAGCATGTATGGCTGAGGCGTATTTAGCTGGAGAATGTGTTGCATTTTGTTTAGAGTTCCTTAAAGAATCAGTACCAGTTCAAGAAGCAGTTAATCGTAATGAAGATGTTGAGGCTGATAGAATGGTGGTTGAAGGCCGACCTCTGCAGAAGGGTATAGAGGTTACCCTGTCAGATAAAGATAGAGACATTGCACATCGATATGTGCTAATGAACATGGCATCTTTGGATCCCTTTCTTGAGTAA
- the LOC106398103 gene encoding uncharacterized protein LOC106398103: protein MHLEELQAKDARLAKNETLLWKNHTEHFTEWLKNKIHLDSKDSHSKEIRWLAFGPRNVALAHKGFIINGQRFHTDAVKLKTQNSGVTYEAFSMCRSSARDMRQVADMITYYGVIKEILVIDYHMFKVPLFRCNWANTANGVKEEDGFTLVNLHMNQAAYLKDPFILPSQAKQVFYSREDDASNWYVVMRAPPRGYHELETEEDLGGAPLPVQEVDDMGDDMDDDSVYVRDDCEGLLVVD from the exons ATGCATTTGGAAGAGTTGCAAGCTAAGGATGCTCGATTGGCTAAAAATGAAACTTTGTTATGGAAAAACCATACTGAACACTTTACAGAATGGCTTAAAAATAAG ATTCATTTAGACTCAAAAGATAGTCATTCTAAGGAGATAAGGTGGTTGGCATTTGGACCAAGAAATGTTGCTTTAGCACATAAAGGATTCATCATCAATGGCCAACGGTTTCATACTGATGCGGTCAAGCTGAAGACACAAAACAGTGGAGTAACTTATGAAGCCTTTAGCATGTGTAGATCAAGTGCAAGAGATATGAGACAGGTCGCGGATATGATTACATACTATGGAGTGATAAAGGAGATTTTGGTCATCGACTATCACATGTTCAAAGTGCCACTCTTTAGATGCAACTGGGCAAACACAGCGAATGGTGTGAAGGAAGAAGATGGCTTCACTCTTGTTAACCTTCATATGAACCAAGCAGCCTATTTGAAAGATCCATTCATTCTACCTTCTCAAGCGAAACAGGTTTTCTACTCTAGGGAGGATGATGCTTCAAATTGGTATGTTGTTATGAGAGCACCACCTAGAGGTTATCATGAGTTGGAAACAGAAGAGGATTTAGGTGGTGCTCCTTTACCtgtccaagaagttgatgatatgGGTGATGATATGGATGATGATAGTGTATATGTTAGGGATGATTGTGAAGGTTTATTAGTGGTAGATTGA